The Roseococcus microcysteis genome contains a region encoding:
- a CDS encoding methyl-accepting chemotaxis protein translates to MNLLRRLGDLSITRKLAIAFTVVILAAASAGTVTWFRLADIESATNWNRHTYRVLAQADRLVAAMVDQETGVRGHLLNGDRAFLEPFEAGRRGYADAMATLRRLTADNPAQQLRLDELDRAARGWTEGHAGRQIALMARGDEASRREARRMEEEGAGKAAMDAVRAKAEEIASLERRLLEERSAASAVAFGEARLALMLGTGIAALLALLAGLSLARGIARPVSQLSGQVARIAEGDLTVEVTGTATRDEIGTLARAVAVLKENSARARALEAEAEATRLRTEEERRAAQRAMAVELERTVGGVSTTLSGAATELQATVDSLAGLADRTAEQAGASAEGAAQASTNVQAVATAAEQMASSVAEITRQVAEAASVAQQASDEARATDGTMRSLAEAASRIGEVVRLIGDIAGQTNLLALNATIEAARAGEAGKGFAVVASEVKSLAGQTAKATEEIARQIAEMQDATGQAVDAIKTIGVTIERSSEIAAAIAAAVEEQGAATREIARNVGEAAAGTGAVSQQVERVNEGISETTGALQELRTGAEGVARQGEMLQAEVGRLVARLQAA, encoded by the coding sequence ACACTTACCGTGTGCTCGCCCAGGCCGATCGCCTGGTGGCCGCCATGGTGGACCAGGAGACGGGGGTGCGCGGGCACCTGCTGAACGGTGACCGCGCCTTCCTCGAACCCTTCGAGGCGGGGCGGCGGGGCTACGCCGACGCGATGGCCACCCTGCGTCGCCTCACCGCCGACAACCCGGCCCAGCAGCTGCGGCTCGACGAACTCGACCGCGCGGCCCGCGGCTGGACCGAGGGCCATGCCGGGCGACAGATCGCCCTGATGGCACGTGGGGACGAGGCCTCGCGCCGCGAGGCGCGCCGCATGGAGGAAGAGGGCGCGGGCAAGGCCGCGATGGACGCGGTGCGCGCCAAGGCGGAGGAAATCGCCTCGCTGGAACGCCGGCTGCTGGAGGAGCGCAGCGCCGCCTCCGCCGTCGCCTTTGGCGAGGCGCGCCTCGCCCTGATGCTGGGCACGGGTATCGCGGCGCTCCTGGCGCTGCTGGCCGGGCTTTCGCTGGCGCGCGGCATCGCCCGTCCCGTCTCACAGCTTTCGGGCCAGGTCGCGCGCATCGCCGAAGGGGACCTCACCGTGGAGGTGACCGGCACGGCCACCCGCGACGAGATCGGCACGCTGGCCCGCGCCGTGGCGGTGCTGAAGGAGAATTCGGCCCGCGCACGTGCGCTGGAGGCCGAGGCCGAGGCCACGCGCCTCCGCACCGAGGAGGAACGCCGCGCCGCGCAGCGCGCCATGGCGGTGGAGCTGGAGCGCACCGTGGGCGGGGTGAGCACGACACTGTCCGGCGCCGCGACCGAGTTGCAGGCCACGGTGGACAGCCTGGCGGGCCTCGCGGACCGCACCGCCGAACAGGCGGGCGCGTCGGCCGAGGGCGCCGCCCAGGCCAGCACCAATGTCCAGGCGGTGGCGACGGCGGCCGAGCAGATGGCCTCCTCCGTCGCGGAGATCACGCGGCAGGTGGCCGAGGCGGCGTCGGTGGCACAGCAGGCCTCGGACGAGGCGCGGGCCACGGATGGCACCATGCGCTCCCTGGCCGAGGCGGCGAGCCGCATCGGCGAGGTGGTGCGGCTGATCGGCGACATCGCCGGCCAGACCAACCTGCTGGCGCTGAATGCCACCATCGAGGCCGCCCGCGCCGGCGAGGCGGGCAAGGGATTCGCCGTGGTGGCGAGCGAGGTGAAGAGCCTGGCCGGCCAGACCGCGAAGGCCACCGAGGAAATCGCGCGCCAGATCGCGGAGATGCAGGACGCGACGGGCCAGGCCGTGGACGCCATCAAGACCATCGGCGTCACCATCGAACGCTCCAGCGAGATCGCGGCCGCCATCGCCGCGGCGGTGGAGGAACAGGGCGCGGCCACGCGCGAGATCGCGCGCAATGTGGGCGAGGCCGCGGCCGGTACGGGCGCGGTGTCCCAGCAGGTCGAGCGTGTGAACGAGGGCATCAGCGAGACGACGGGCGCCCTGCAGGAACTTCGCACGGGTGCCGAGGGCGTGGCCCGGCAGGGCGAGATGCTCCAGGCCGAGGTCGGTCGGCTGGTGGCGCGCCTGCAAGCGGCGTAG
- a CDS encoding histidine phosphatase family protein codes for MLRHTEVAAHWRGRCYGVRDVGLSLQGRAAARHLAATLEGAGITRLQASPLRRARFLGGLLARRLGLPLEVVPALAERDFGDWEGQPWDAIHAAHGDAMMGMIEAPGSFRPGGGETTLELAARIEAWFAGLPPHGGTLAITHGGPVAALRGRLAGQPVRGWLALVPALGEAVRLPG; via the coding sequence ATGCTGCGCCACACCGAGGTGGCCGCGCATTGGCGCGGGCGCTGCTACGGCGTGCGGGATGTGGGGCTTTCCTTGCAAGGCAGGGCGGCGGCGCGCCATCTGGCCGCGACGCTGGAAGGCGCGGGCATCACGCGGTTGCAGGCCTCGCCACTGCGGCGCGCGCGCTTCCTGGGCGGGCTGCTGGCCCGGCGTTTGGGCCTGCCGCTGGAGGTCGTGCCAGCCCTGGCCGAACGGGACTTCGGCGATTGGGAAGGCCAGCCCTGGGACGCCATCCACGCTGCCCATGGCGACGCCATGATGGGCATGATCGAGGCGCCCGGCAGCTTCCGACCGGGCGGCGGCGAGACCACCCTGGAACTCGCCGCACGGATCGAGGCCTGGTTCGCCGGGCTGCCGCCGCATGGGGGCACGCTCGCCATCACCCATGGCGGGCCGGTGGCCGCCTTGCGCGGTCGGTTGGCGGGCCAGCCGGTGCGCGGCTGGCTCGCCCTGGTGCCCGCGCTGGGCGAGGCCGTGCGCCTGCCCGGCTGA
- a CDS encoding adenosylcobinamide-GDP ribazoletransferase, which translates to MRDWVQPLALALRFLSRLSLPGEDMARFQRDLPRALMFFPWAGALLAGLSAFVLLGAAQIFPLYLAVLLALGFDAWLGRGLHEDALADLCDGLGGGRTPEDVLRIMKDSAIGAFGALALGFAVALRAAALVAQDEPWRAALVLVVAGAVARLLMLAVIWRVPALPGLGGSVAGAMDGRRFALAVLMALPVLGAGAWLSSAGMGLTLLGALAFLAWYRALLLRRLGGANGDAMGAAACAGLVLVPLGFAAW; encoded by the coding sequence ATGCGCGACTGGGTGCAGCCCCTGGCGCTGGCGCTGCGCTTCCTGAGCCGCCTCTCCCTGCCCGGCGAGGACATGGCGCGCTTCCAGCGCGACCTGCCGCGCGCGCTGATGTTCTTTCCGTGGGCGGGCGCTCTGCTGGCGGGCCTTTCGGCATTCGTGCTGCTGGGCGCCGCGCAGATATTTCCGCTCTATCTCGCGGTGCTGCTGGCGCTCGGCTTCGACGCCTGGCTGGGGCGCGGGCTGCACGAGGATGCGCTGGCCGATCTCTGCGATGGGCTGGGCGGCGGCCGCACGCCCGAGGATGTGCTGCGGATCATGAAGGACAGCGCCATCGGCGCCTTCGGGGCGCTGGCGCTGGGCTTCGCCGTGGCGCTGCGCGCGGCCGCGCTGGTGGCGCAGGACGAGCCCTGGCGTGCCGCGCTGGTGCTGGTGGTGGCCGGCGCCGTGGCGCGCCTGCTGATGCTGGCCGTGATCTGGCGCGTGCCGGCCCTGCCGGGGCTGGGCGGCAGCGTGGCCGGCGCCATGGACGGGCGGCGCTTCGCCCTGGCTGTCCTGATGGCGCTGCCGGTGCTGGGGGCAGGCGCGTGGCTTTCGTCCGCCGGCATGGGGCTGACCCTGCTTGGCGCCCTGGCATTCCTGGCCTGGTATCGCGCCCTGCTGCTGCGCCGCCTGGGCGGGGCCAATGGCGATGCCATGGGGGCCGCCGCCTGCGCCGGTCTGGTGCTGGTGCCGCTGGGTTTCGCCGCGTGGTGA
- the cobT gene encoding nicotinate-nucleotide--dimethylbenzimidazole phosphoribosyltransferase, with the protein MTPDAKARLDALAKPPGSLGKLERLALRLAATQGRLDPRTRPRRLVIFAGDHGVVADGVGLWPSAVTGAMMRLMREGRSSASALGRAAGAEFLLVDAGSLTEGLAPGPGFLDARVGRGTASLAHGPAMSVDEFDAAWALGARVAAEAAGQGIAVLALGEMGIGNTTAAAALGALLTGEAPEAMVGPGAGANPESLARKRAVVAAAVARARAEPDHLAAISGLCGYEIAALAGCIAEGSRHRLTLVLDGLIVGAAALVAQRLVPGALDGAIAAHVGAEPGHARMLAKLGLEPFLDWELRLGEGSGAALLLPLLDAAAALLTEVATLAEVTGG; encoded by the coding sequence ATGACCCCCGATGCCAAGGCCCGCCTCGACGCGCTCGCCAAGCCACCCGGCAGCCTGGGCAAGCTGGAACGCCTGGCGCTGCGCCTCGCCGCCACCCAGGGGCGGCTCGACCCGCGCACGCGCCCCCGCCGCCTTGTCATCTTCGCCGGCGATCATGGCGTGGTGGCGGATGGGGTGGGGCTTTGGCCCTCCGCCGTCACGGGTGCCATGATGCGGCTGATGCGCGAGGGGCGTTCCTCCGCCAGCGCGCTGGGCCGCGCGGCGGGGGCGGAGTTCCTGCTGGTGGATGCGGGCTCGCTCACCGAGGGCCTGGCGCCGGGGCCGGGCTTCCTCGATGCGCGGGTGGGGCGCGGGACGGCCAGCCTCGCCCATGGCCCCGCCATGTCCGTGGACGAGTTCGACGCCGCCTGGGCGTTGGGCGCGCGCGTGGCGGCCGAGGCCGCCGGCCAGGGCATCGCCGTCCTGGCGCTGGGCGAGATGGGCATCGGCAACACCACCGCCGCCGCCGCCCTGGGCGCGCTGCTGACCGGGGAGGCGCCCGAGGCCATGGTGGGTCCCGGCGCTGGGGCCAACCCGGAAAGCCTTGCCCGCAAGCGCGCCGTGGTGGCCGCCGCCGTGGCGCGTGCGCGGGCCGAACCCGACCACCTTGCCGCCATCTCGGGGCTGTGCGGCTACGAGATCGCGGCGCTGGCCGGCTGCATCGCGGAGGGCAGCCGACACCGCCTGACCTTGGTGCTGGATGGGCTGATCGTGGGAGCCGCGGCGCTGGTGGCGCAGCGCCTCGTCCCTGGCGCGCTGGATGGCGCCATCGCTGCCCATGTGGGTGCCGAGCCCGGCCATGCGCGGATGCTGGCGAAGCTCGGCCTCGAACCCTTCCTCGACTGGGAATTGCGCCTGGGGGAGGGCAGCGGCGCCGCGCTGCTGCTGCCCCTGCTGGATGCCGCCGCCGCCCTGCTGACCGAAGTCGCCACGCTGGCGGAAGTCACGGGCGGCTGA
- a CDS encoding cobyrinate a,c-diamide synthase, with protein MRGLVIAAPRSGAGKTTVTLGLLAALAARGVAVRAAKIGPDYIDTGFHAAATGRPGMNLDSWAMPEALRDALLAEAAEGADLLLAEGAMGLFDGIPGPEGQRGSAADLCARHGLPVLLVLDVGGQAQTAAAMLRGFATHDPAVRIAGVVLNRLGSPRHRRLVEEAMAPLGIPVLGGIPKDAPPALPERHLGLVQAEEHPALAEALSRLAAMAAAHLDLEGIMAAAQPVRLHPGRAVALRPPGQRIALARDAAFSFVYGHVLAGWRAAGAEVFPFSPLADEAPPPGCDACWLPGGYPELHAARLSAATRFRAGLTAFAATRPVHGECGGYIVLGEALTDAAGQTHAMAGLLGHATSFATRRLHLGYRRARLLADGVLGAAGRHLRGHEFHYATEANPGTDAPFAALQDGEGRDLGPAGGRRGHVSGSFFHMIAEEGAAP; from the coding sequence ATGCGCGGCCTGGTCATCGCCGCCCCGCGCTCCGGCGCGGGCAAGACCACGGTGACGCTGGGGCTGCTGGCGGCCCTGGCCGCGCGGGGCGTGGCGGTGCGGGCGGCCAAGATCGGGCCGGACTACATTGACACGGGCTTTCACGCCGCCGCGACGGGGCGGCCGGGCATGAACCTGGACAGCTGGGCCATGCCGGAGGCGCTGCGCGACGCGCTGCTGGCCGAGGCCGCGGAGGGCGCCGACCTGCTGCTGGCCGAGGGCGCCATGGGCCTCTTCGACGGCATCCCGGGGCCGGAGGGGCAGCGCGGCTCGGCGGCCGATCTCTGCGCGCGGCACGGGCTGCCCGTGCTGCTGGTGCTGGATGTGGGCGGGCAGGCGCAGACCGCCGCCGCCATGCTGCGCGGCTTCGCCACCCATGACCCCGCCGTGCGGATCGCGGGCGTGGTGCTGAACCGCCTGGGCAGCCCCCGCCACCGCCGTCTGGTGGAGGAGGCCATGGCGCCGCTCGGCATCCCCGTGCTGGGCGGCATTCCGAAGGACGCGCCGCCCGCCCTGCCGGAGCGCCATCTGGGCCTCGTCCAGGCCGAGGAACACCCGGCCCTGGCCGAGGCGCTGTCGCGGCTCGCCGCCATGGCCGCGGCGCATCTGGACCTGGAGGGCATCATGGCCGCGGCCCAGCCGGTGCGGCTGCATCCCGGCCGCGCGGTGGCGCTGCGGCCGCCGGGGCAGCGCATCGCGCTGGCGCGGGATGCGGCCTTCTCCTTCGTCTATGGGCATGTTCTGGCCGGCTGGCGGGCGGCCGGGGCGGAGGTTTTTCCGTTCTCGCCGCTGGCTGACGAGGCGCCGCCGCCCGGTTGCGATGCCTGCTGGCTGCCGGGCGGCTACCCGGAACTGCACGCGGCGCGCCTTTCCGCCGCCACGCGCTTCCGCGCGGGGCTCACCGCCTTCGCCGCCACCCGCCCGGTGCATGGCGAGTGCGGCGGCTACATCGTGCTGGGGGAGGCGCTGACCGACGCGGCCGGGCAGACCCACGCCATGGCGGGGCTGCTCGGCCACGCCACCAGCTTCGCCACGCGGCGGCTGCACCTGGGCTATCGCCGCGCGCGGCTGCTGGCGGATGGGGTGCTGGGCGCGGCCGGCCGGCATCTGCGCGGCCATGAGTTCCACTATGCCACCGAGGCGAACCCCGGCACCGATGCGCCCTTCGCCGCGCTGCAAGATGGCGAGGGGCGCGACCTCGGCCCGGCCGGCGGACGGCGCGGCCATGTCTCGGGCAGCTTCTTCCACATGATCGCCGAGGAGGGCGCCGCCCCATGA
- the cobA gene encoding uroporphyrinogen-III C-methyltransferase codes for MNAEALAALLARGPVMAPGEVWLAGAGPGDPGLLTLEVLGALGQADVIIHDALIEPEVLALARPGADLVFVGKRGGRPSARQAEITSMLVAEARAGRRVLRLKGGDPFVFGRGGEEAVALAEAGIPFRVLPGLTSGLAAMTAASIPATMRETNQAIILATGHAADTSQAPDWAALARTGQPILLYMATRTLPAIVAALLEGGLPPATPAAVVVGATTPDQSVIVTRLDALAEMEIPSPAIIGIGAIVAVRERLLAHAGRLLA; via the coding sequence ATGAACGCCGAAGCCCTTGCCGCGCTGCTTGCCCGCGGCCCCGTCATGGCGCCGGGCGAGGTCTGGCTGGCCGGCGCCGGCCCCGGCGATCCCGGCCTGCTGACGCTGGAGGTGCTGGGCGCCCTCGGCCAGGCCGATGTCATCATCCATGACGCGTTGATCGAGCCCGAGGTGCTGGCGCTCGCCCGCCCCGGCGCCGATCTCGTCTTCGTGGGCAAGCGCGGCGGCCGCCCCTCCGCCCGCCAGGCCGAGATCACTTCCATGCTGGTGGCCGAGGCGCGCGCCGGGCGCCGCGTGCTGCGCCTGAAGGGTGGCGACCCCTTCGTCTTCGGCCGGGGCGGCGAGGAGGCGGTGGCCCTGGCCGAGGCCGGCATCCCCTTCCGCGTGCTGCCGGGCCTGACCTCGGGCCTCGCCGCCATGACGGCGGCCAGCATCCCGGCTACCATGCGCGAGACCAACCAGGCCATCATCCTCGCCACCGGCCACGCGGCCGACACCTCCCAGGCGCCGGACTGGGCGGCGCTGGCGCGCACGGGCCAGCCCATCCTGCTCTACATGGCGACCCGCACCCTGCCGGCCATCGTGGCCGCGTTGCTGGAGGGCGGGCTGCCGCCCGCCACGCCCGCCGCCGTGGTGGTGGGGGCGACCACGCCCGACCAATCCGTGATCGTCACGCGGCTGGACGCGCTGGCGGAGATGGAGATTCCCTCCCCCGCCATCATCGGCATCGGCGCCATCGTGGCGGTGCGCGAACGCCTGCTGGCCCATGCCGGCAGGCTGCTGGCCTGA
- a CDS encoding cobalt-precorrin-5B (C(1))-methyltransferase, whose amino-acid sequence MDQGKTLRRGWTTGACATAAAKAAYAALRHGEFPDPVTIRLPGGETPAFALARAERLEGGALAAVVKDAGDDPDVTHGALILVTVRLLPAGEGLRFKAGPGVGTITRPGLPLPPGEPAINPGPRAMIRAALEEVSPDPDAEVEISIADGERLAERTLNGRLGILGGLSVLGTTGIVIPYSCAAWIDSIHRGVDVARAMGIAHVAGSTGSASEAAVQKLHGLPDVALIEMGDFVGGMLKYLRRHPIPRVTVAGGVAKMTKLAQGRLDLHSKRGEADLAALGALLPGADLAARIAAANTVAEAFQIAEQAGQPLGDAIAIRAWTVAAEALHPAPTELEIVVFDRTGRMLGRADFAPVAHSPSLPRNRR is encoded by the coding sequence ATGGATCAGGGCAAGACGCTGCGCCGCGGCTGGACCACGGGCGCCTGTGCCACGGCCGCGGCCAAGGCCGCCTATGCCGCGCTGCGGCATGGCGAATTCCCCGACCCCGTGACCATCCGCCTGCCCGGCGGCGAGACCCCCGCCTTCGCCCTGGCCCGCGCCGAGCGCCTGGAGGGCGGCGCGCTGGCCGCAGTGGTGAAGGATGCGGGCGACGACCCGGACGTAACCCATGGCGCGCTGATCCTGGTGACGGTCCGGCTTCTTCCGGCGGGCGAGGGCCTGCGCTTCAAGGCGGGCCCCGGCGTCGGCACCATCACCCGCCCCGGCCTGCCCTTGCCGCCCGGCGAGCCCGCCATCAACCCCGGCCCGCGCGCCATGATCCGCGCGGCGCTGGAAGAGGTCTCGCCCGACCCCGATGCCGAGGTGGAAATCTCCATCGCCGATGGCGAGAGGCTGGCCGAACGCACGCTGAACGGAAGGCTCGGCATCCTGGGCGGGCTGTCGGTGCTGGGCACCACGGGCATCGTCATCCCCTATTCCTGCGCCGCCTGGATCGATTCCATCCATCGCGGCGTGGATGTGGCGCGCGCCATGGGCATCGCGCATGTGGCGGGCAGCACGGGCAGCGCATCCGAGGCGGCGGTACAGAAGCTGCACGGCCTGCCGGATGTGGCGCTGATCGAGATGGGCGATTTCGTGGGCGGGATGCTGAAATACCTCCGCCGCCACCCCATCCCGCGCGTCACCGTGGCGGGCGGCGTCGCCAAGATGACCAAGCTGGCGCAGGGGCGGCTCGACCTGCATTCCAAGCGGGGGGAGGCGGATCTGGCCGCGCTGGGCGCCCTGCTGCCCGGTGCGGACCTGGCCGCGCGCATCGCCGCCGCGAACACCGTGGCCGAGGCCTTCCAGATCGCGGAGCAGGCCGGCCAGCCGCTGGGCGACGCCATCGCCATTCGCGCCTGGACGGTGGCCGCGGAGGCGTTGCATCCCGCGCCGACCGAGCTGGAGATCGTGGTCTTCGACCGCACCGGCCGGATGTTGGGGCGGGCGGATTTCGCTCCGGTCGCTCACAGCCCCTCCCTGCCGCGAAACCGGCGCTGA
- the cobM gene encoding precorrin-4 C(11)-methyltransferase, with the protein MTVHFIGAGPGAADLLTLRGRDILARCPVCLYAGSIIPREMLAHCPPGARLVDTAPLSLDEIEAECVAAHEAGQDVARLHSGDLSIYSAIAEQKRRLEARGIPVSLTPGVPAFAAASALLGRELTVPALAQSVVLTRMPGRASPMPEGERLAAFAATGATLAIHLAVPQLARIVEELLPFYGADCPAAVVVRASWPDEQVFRGTLADIAPQVAAAGVERTALILVGPALAPEDFRESALYAPDYQRRFRGREGL; encoded by the coding sequence ATGACCGTCCATTTCATCGGCGCCGGGCCGGGTGCGGCCGACCTGCTGACGCTGCGCGGGCGGGACATCCTGGCGCGCTGCCCCGTCTGCCTCTACGCCGGCTCCATCATCCCGCGCGAGATGCTGGCGCATTGCCCGCCCGGCGCGCGGCTGGTGGACACGGCGCCGCTCAGCCTCGACGAGATCGAGGCCGAATGCGTGGCCGCGCACGAAGCCGGGCAGGACGTGGCGCGGCTGCATTCCGGGGACCTGTCCATCTACTCCGCCATCGCCGAGCAGAAGCGGCGGCTGGAGGCGCGAGGCATTCCCGTCAGCCTCACCCCCGGCGTACCCGCCTTCGCCGCCGCCTCGGCGTTGCTGGGGCGGGAGCTGACGGTGCCGGCGCTGGCGCAGTCGGTGGTGCTGACGCGCATGCCGGGCCGGGCCTCGCCCATGCCGGAGGGAGAGAGGCTGGCCGCTTTCGCCGCCACCGGGGCCACGCTCGCCATCCATCTCGCCGTGCCGCAACTGGCGCGCATCGTGGAGGAATTGCTCCCCTTCTATGGCGCGGATTGCCCCGCCGCCGTGGTGGTCCGCGCCTCCTGGCCCGATGAGCAGGTGTTTCGCGGCACGCTCGCCGACATCGCGCCGCAGGTCGCGGCGGCGGGGGTGGAGCGCACGGCGCTGATCCTGGTGGGGCCGGCGCTGGCGCCCGAGGATTTCCGGGAAAGCGCCCTCTACGCGCCCGACTATCAGCGCCGGTTTCGCGGCAGGGAGGGGCTGTGA
- a CDS encoding cobalamin biosynthesis protein, whose translation MGLAQAMMVAGLGCRRGAAAEDVLAAIAAALAAAGRERAALAALATSAAKAGEAGLREAAVTLGLELRALPEAALHAAAPHCLTRSARALEATGLPSLAEAAALAGAGDGAVLIGPRLAAGRAVTCALAEMRP comes from the coding sequence ATGGGTCTGGCGCAAGCCATGATGGTGGCGGGGCTCGGCTGCCGGCGCGGCGCGGCGGCAGAGGATGTGCTGGCCGCCATCGCGGCCGCCCTGGCCGCGGCGGGGCGGGAGAGGGCGGCGCTGGCCGCGCTCGCGACCAGCGCGGCCAAGGCAGGAGAAGCCGGGCTGCGGGAGGCGGCCGTGACCCTCGGCCTGGAGCTGCGCGCCCTGCCCGAGGCCGCGCTGCACGCCGCCGCGCCCCACTGCCTGACCCGATCGGCCCGCGCGCTGGAGGCCACCGGCCTGCCCTCCCTGGCCGAGGCCGCCGCCCTGGCCGGGGCGGGGGACGGGGCCGTGCTGATCGGCCCCCGGCTGGCCGCCGGCCGCGCCGTCACCTGCGCGCTGGCGGAGATGCGGCCATGA
- the cbiE gene encoding precorrin-6y C5,15-methyltransferase (decarboxylating) subunit CbiE yields the protein MDEASRAVPWLSIIGIGEDGLAGLGTAALAALAGAETVFGGARHLRLAAGGITGEARTWPSPFSVAPVLALRGRRVAVLASGDPMWHGAGASLLREIPAHEARVFPQASAASLAAGRLGWPLAEVTTLSLHGRDMALLRPHLHPGARLILLTSGAEAPAAIAALLAGSGFGDSRLSLLEALGGPEERLRTASAAGFALAAPHPLNTLAVEVVAAPDATWLPRAPGLPDALFQHDGQLTKREARALALSALRPFPGALLWDVGAGAGSIGIEWMLAHPACHAIGIEAREDRATRAAANAAALGVPGLRLVVGEAPTAFTGLPAPDAIFLGGGANNPGVFDAALEALKPSGVFVAHAVTLETEALLLARHATLGGEMLRINLSRAEAVGSMTGWRAAMPVTQWVWRKP from the coding sequence ATGGATGAGGCTTCGCGCGCCGTGCCCTGGTTGTCCATCATCGGCATCGGCGAGGACGGGTTGGCGGGGCTGGGCACGGCGGCCCTCGCGGCACTGGCCGGGGCGGAGACCGTGTTCGGCGGCGCGCGGCATCTGCGCCTCGCGGCCGGGGGGATCACGGGGGAGGCGCGAACCTGGCCCTCGCCCTTCAGCGTGGCGCCTGTGCTGGCCCTGCGCGGGCGGCGCGTGGCGGTGCTGGCCTCGGGCGACCCGATGTGGCACGGCGCCGGCGCCAGCCTGCTGCGCGAGATCCCGGCCCATGAGGCGCGGGTGTTTCCGCAGGCTTCGGCCGCCAGCCTCGCCGCCGGCCGCCTGGGCTGGCCGCTGGCGGAGGTGACCACGCTCTCCCTGCACGGGCGCGACATGGCCCTGCTGCGCCCGCATCTGCACCCCGGCGCGCGGCTGATCCTGCTGACCAGCGGCGCCGAGGCGCCCGCCGCCATCGCCGCCCTGCTGGCGGGTTCGGGCTTCGGCGACAGCCGGCTGTCGCTGCTGGAGGCGCTGGGCGGGCCGGAGGAGCGCCTCCGCACCGCCAGCGCGGCGGGCTTCGCCCTGGCGGCGCCGCACCCGCTGAACACCCTGGCCGTGGAGGTGGTGGCGGCGCCGGATGCCACCTGGCTGCCGCGTGCGCCTGGCCTGCCGGATGCCCTGTTCCAGCATGACGGGCAACTCACGAAGCGGGAGGCGCGGGCGCTGGCCTTGTCAGCCCTGCGGCCTTTCCCAGGTGCGTTGCTCTGGGATGTGGGGGCCGGTGCCGGTTCCATCGGAATCGAATGGATGCTGGCGCACCCCGCCTGCCACGCCATCGGCATCGAGGCGCGGGAGGATCGTGCCACGCGCGCCGCCGCCAATGCCGCGGCGCTGGGCGTGCCCGGCCTGCGCCTGGTGGTGGGCGAGGCACCCACCGCCTTCACCGGCCTGCCCGCCCCGGACGCCATCTTCCTGGGCGGCGGCGCCAATAACCCCGGCGTGTTCGACGCGGCGCTGGAAGCGCTCAAGCCCAGTGGCGTCTTCGTGGCCCATGCCGTGACGCTGGAGACCGAGGCCCTGCTGCTGGCCCGCCACGCCACGTTGGGCGGGGAGATGCTGCGGATCAACCTGTCCCGCGCCGAGGCCGTGGGGTCCATGACCGGTTGGCGCGCCGCCATGCCGGTGACCCAATGGGTCTGGCGCAAGCCATGA
- a CDS encoding cobalt-precorrin-6A reductase: MRPHLLLLGGTTEARLLAEALAGRGDLDVTLSLAGRTQHPLAMPVPVRVGGFGGAEGLEAWLREYRVAALLDATHPYAARISANAALAARRAGVPLLCLARPAWVPEAGDDWRPVADVAAACAALGAAPRRVFLALGRQEVAGFASAPQHRYLIRSVDPITPPPPMPDVTCLTARGPFTLEDEARLLDAHGIEIIVCKNSGGTASHAKLVAARARGLPVLMLRRPDMPDAPCVTNVRAALDWLAHALNLRGV; this comes from the coding sequence ATGCGACCCCACCTCCTGCTGCTGGGCGGCACCACCGAGGCGCGGCTCCTGGCCGAAGCCTTGGCCGGGCGCGGCGATCTCGACGTGACCCTCTCGCTGGCCGGCCGCACGCAACACCCGCTGGCCATGCCCGTGCCGGTGCGGGTGGGCGGTTTCGGCGGCGCGGAGGGGCTGGAGGCCTGGCTGCGCGAATATCGGGTGGCGGCGCTGCTGGACGCCACGCACCCCTATGCCGCGCGGATTTCGGCCAACGCGGCGCTGGCCGCGCGGCGGGCGGGTGTGCCGCTGCTCTGCCTGGCGCGTCCCGCCTGGGTGCCGGAAGCCGGCGATGACTGGCGCCCGGTCGCCGATGTGGCCGCCGCCTGCGCCGCGCTGGGGGCTGCCCCCCGCCGCGTCTTCCTGGCGCTGGGGCGGCAGGAGGTGGCGGGCTTCGCCTCGGCACCCCAGCACCGCTACCTGATCCGCAGCGTGGATCCCATCACGCCGCCCCCGCCCATGCCGGACGTGACCTGCCTGACCGCCCGCGGCCCCTTCACGCTGGAGGATGAGGCGCGGCTGCTGGACGCGCACGGCATTGAAATCATCGTCTGCAAGAACAGCGGCGGCACGGCGAGCCACGCCAAGCTGGTCGCCGCCCGCGCGCGCGGCCTGCCCGTGCTGATGCTGCGACGCCCCGACATGCCGGACGCACCCTGCGTGACGAATGTGCGGGCCGCGCTGGACTGGCTCGCTCATGCGCTGAACCTGCGCGGCGTGTAG